From the genome of Methylocystis heyeri:
CGAGCTGTTCGACCTCTCGTACCACTTCAAGCATGTGGATACGATTTTTGGCCGGGTGTTCGGCTAATAATAGAGAAAGGCTGCGGGCTTTCCTAAGGAAACCCGCGGCGGTTCATCGCCGCCGTCATCGCGAGGAGCGTAGCGACGTGGCGATCCAGTGGATTCACGTGGCGTTCAACGTTTTCATTTAGTCTGGATTGCTTCGCTTCACTCGCAATGACGGCTGTTTTTACTGCAGATATTGTAAATTAGCCTTGCTGGTGCTGCTTTTGCTTCGTCCCGGCATGGAGCCCGTTAAACGACGCCGAGCGGCGTGGCGTGACAGCCCCGGCGCCGGCAAGTGGCGCGGGGCTGTCGAGAAGGCCTCAGAGATGGAATGCCGGCGTGAAGGTCTGCCCCGGGCTCTCCGCTTATTTCCCGCCGCCCATGGCCTCGTGATAGTTCTCGATGTTGGTCTGAAAGTCGGCGGTGCATTTCGGCGGCACTTTGTCTGCGATCGAGGGCCGCTTGTCGTAGCAGCCCCCGAGCATTTCCGGCCCGGGCTTGAAGCCTTTGCAGAGCTCGGCGTAGATTTTGTTGCATTCGCGGGAAAGCTTTTCCTCGGCAGCTACGCCTGCTCCAAGCGCGCCGTCGATGAGCCCGCGCGCTTCCTCATTTGTCGGCGCGGAGCCGATCAGAGCGGGGTCGCCGCGCAGATCGAACACAAAGAGCGCGGAAGCGGAGGCGCCGGGCTTGTCAGTGCGCATATATGAGACGCGCACGATCAGCCCCGCAGCCTTGCCGTCGGCGTCCAGCCGCCATTCGGCTTTCTGCGCTCCCGAGACATTGGGAAACTCGCCGAGCTTGAAATCGGACAGCAGCGGCTTTTCCAGGGAGAAAAGCTTTCCGCCCTTTCCTAAAACCAGAAAGCTGCGCGGATCCTGGTCGATCACATAGACGGAATAGTCGTCGATCCCCTTGCAACGGAAAATGCCCGCCCCGTCGCCTTTCTCGATCACGCGTCCGGGCAGCTTCAGATGGTCGAGCGTCTCGCAATTCTGGAGCGAGGTATATTGCGATTTCCCTTCCTCCGCCTGCGCCGCGCCGGAAAGGAGAATGCCGGCGATGAGCAAGAGCCGGCGCAGGGAGGTTCTAGCGTTGGTCAAGATCGATTTTCCTTTGGCTTTGCGCCGAGCTGTTCAACCCTGACGCGGACGCTTCTGTCTTGGTTCCGCGCGGGGGCGGGTGAGGCCGATCCGGCGCATGAAGAAAAGCGTCACCAGCGAGGCCGTGACGCAGAGGGCCGCGGCATAGGCGGTTCCATGCGCCGCTTCGGCGAAGGGCAGGGCTTTGGTGTTCATGCCGAAGAAGCCGGTGACGAAGGTCGCCGGCAGCAGCAGCGTGGTGACCATCGTCAGGATGTAGAGCCGGTCGTTGGTCACCAGACTGGCGATGGCGTTGAGTTCGTCCTGTAAAAGCCGGGCCCGGTCCTGAACTTCGGCGAGATCATGGACGAGTATGTCGGCGCGGCGCGCCAGCCGCGCGCCAGCTTCCTTCAGCTCCTCCAGCTCGGGATCGTAGAGCGTCGCCTCCAGCCGTAGCAGAGGAGAGCGCAAGCCGGCGGCCTCGCGCGCCAGCCGCAGCGCGGCGCGGCGCACCGAGCCAAGCGTCGCGCGCTCGCTCTCGCCCTTGCCGTCGGCGACGATGCGCTCCTCGATGCCGTCGAGCGTCGAGGACAGCTCGTAGATGATCTTGCCCAGCTCGTCGCAGATATGGCCGACCATCGCCTCGAACAATTCGAGCGGCGTGCTCGCCAGCCGTCCATGAGTGAGAGCCGCCTTGGTCGCCTCCGCCGCGTCGATGGGGCGATGGCTGGCGCTGGCCAGGAAGCGTTCGCCGAAAGCGAAACGCAGAAAGCCGATCTGCGGAGGCCCGCCCGGCGCCCCGCGTTCGCGGTCGAAGAATGCGCCCCGCACGATGTCGCCGGAATGGTCGATGAACTGCCGGTCGACCGGCTCGGACAATATTTTGCGCACTTCTTCCGGCAGGGCTGCGAGCCTCGCGAGAAGTCCCGAAGAGCGGCTGTCGTTCAAATCGACATGCAGCCAGACGAAGCCTTCGCCGGGGGCCCCGAGCTTCGCGAGGTCCTGCTCTTCGCCCGGTTCGGCGCGTCCTTCCTCGTCGAAGCGCAACATCCATGCGCAACCGGGGACGGGGCTCGCCTGCTTGCCGTAATGATCGAAATCCATCGACAACGCCTTCCGCGACGCCCGGAGCGGCCGCCCGGCTGGAGCCGGGGCCAGCCGGGAGACGGCTTCACTCGCCGGTTGATAGCTTTGGCGAGCCACGCTTATATGAATGTTCGTCCACGCGAGCCATGAGATACTATGCCTCGAGCCAGCCGCGCCTATCTCGACTATAACGCCACGGCTCCGTTGCGGCCACAGGCGCGCGAAGCGATGCTGTCGGCTTTCGACGCGCTCGGAAATCCTTCATCGACCCATGCCGAGGGGAGGGCGGCGCGCGAAGTGCTGGAGCGGGCGCGGCGCGTCTTGGCCGGAGGCTTAGGAGCCGCCCCGCGCAATCTGGTCTTCACCAGCGGCGCCACCGAGGCGGCCAATCTCGCCCTCACGCCCAATCTTCAGCTCGGCCGGAACGAAAACCCGTTCGACCGGCTGCTGGTCTCGGGCGGGGAACACGCGGCGACGCTTCTTGGCCACCGCTTTCCCGCCGGGCAGGTCGAGACGCTGCCTCTCACGGCGCAGGGCGCCCTCGATCTCGAAGCTCTGGAAGACGCCTTGAAGCGGGCGGCCGGCCAGCGCATCGTCCTCGCCCTGCAGGCCGTGAACAATGAGACCGGAGCGATCCAGCCGGTGAGAGAGGCGGCGGACCGGGTCCACGCCGCGGGCGGAGTTCTGGTCTGCGACGCCACCCAGGCCGTCGGTCGTTGCGCTGCAACATTCTCGACATTAAACGCCGATGTTTTGTTCTTTTCCTCTCATAAGCTCGGCGGGCCGTTCGGCGCGGGGGCCCTGGCGTTCGCGCGCGACGATATCCATATCAGGGATGCGGTCTTGAAAGGCGGCGGACAGGAGGGCGGCCGGCGTTCCGGCACCGAGAACGTCGCCGCAGCCGCGGGCTTCGCGGCCGCTTTCTCGGCCTCGATCGAAAATCTCGACGCGGAAATCGCCCGGCTGGGCGCCTTGCGCGACGCCGCGGAGGCGAAGGTCGCCGAAATCCTCCCTTCTGCTCAATTTCTGTGCAGAGAGGGGACGCGCGCTCCCAATGTCTGCGCGTTCCTGGCGCCGGGCTTCGTCCCGCAAACCATGGCGATGGCGCTGGACCTGGAAGGGGTCGCCGTTTCTTCGGGATCGGCCTGTTCTTCAGGCAAGGTTCGCCCTTCGCACGTGCTGGCCGCGATGGGGCTGAAGGAAGACCGGCTGCTGCGCGTCAGCCTGGGTTGGTCTTCGAAGCCGGAGGATGTAGAACTGTTCGGCATCGCTCTTGCACGGGTGGCGGCACGGATGAGGCCACGGCGATCCGCCGCCTGAGCTGGGGCTGGCCCCCAAG
Proteins encoded in this window:
- a CDS encoding cysteine desulfurase family protein, whose product is MPRASRAYLDYNATAPLRPQAREAMLSAFDALGNPSSTHAEGRAAREVLERARRVLAGGLGAAPRNLVFTSGATEAANLALTPNLQLGRNENPFDRLLVSGGEHAATLLGHRFPAGQVETLPLTAQGALDLEALEDALKRAAGQRIVLALQAVNNETGAIQPVREAADRVHAAGGVLVCDATQAVGRCAATFSTLNADVLFFSSHKLGGPFGAGALAFARDDIHIRDAVLKGGGQEGGRRSGTENVAAAAGFAAAFSASIENLDAEIARLGALRDAAEAKVAEILPSAQFLCREGTRAPNVCAFLAPGFVPQTMAMALDLEGVAVSSGSACSSGKVRPSHVLAAMGLKEDRLLRVSLGWSSKPEDVELFGIALARVAARMRPRRSAA
- a CDS encoding CorA family divalent cation transporter, which gives rise to MDFDHYGKQASPVPGCAWMLRFDEEGRAEPGEEQDLAKLGAPGEGFVWLHVDLNDSRSSGLLARLAALPEEVRKILSEPVDRQFIDHSGDIVRGAFFDRERGAPGGPPQIGFLRFAFGERFLASASHRPIDAAEATKAALTHGRLASTPLELFEAMVGHICDELGKIIYELSSTLDGIEERIVADGKGESERATLGSVRRAALRLAREAAGLRSPLLRLEATLYDPELEELKEAGARLARRADILVHDLAEVQDRARLLQDELNAIASLVTNDRLYILTMVTTLLLPATFVTGFFGMNTKALPFAEAAHGTAYAAALCVTASLVTLFFMRRIGLTRPRAEPRQKRPRQG